From the bacterium genome, one window contains:
- a CDS encoding sigma-54 dependent transcriptional regulator, translating into MMKAIIAEKERAIRRLAVSVFEKKGFDVTRAEDGHGLETLLQERSDVLYIDTAILDSRTLSSIRIYQEFNPSSVIILSVHDIANSHLGIFSGPVEVIYKPFTDKEIESALNNACEKMPKLDPSIPEVHESVYLDLETLPSIKSHPGMKKAVSLIKSVAASDITVLISGESGVGKEVFARTLHSQSLRADKPLIAINCASVPSNLLEAELFGSEKGAYTGSSQRRLGKFEAAQNGSILLDEISEMDLTLQSKLLRVIQEKEIYRIGGNEKINLDVRLVAMTNRDLKTWVEAGNFREDLFYRLNVISIHIPPLRERVDDVPVLAEHFIARFNRDNPGRNLKLTDDALKQLKEHTWPGNVRELENILLRSAFLTKGSLMNRIYFDENQARDLASIPLSTCTLDEMERMMIQNALGMHDGNRVRAAKQLGISVRTLRNKLRQYREENKTGAPLIADAGDADEEEAVLAS; encoded by the coding sequence ATGATGAAAGCGATTATTGCTGAAAAAGAACGGGCCATTCGCCGATTAGCGGTGTCAGTTTTTGAGAAAAAAGGTTTTGATGTTACTCGTGCCGAAGATGGGCATGGATTGGAAACTCTTTTACAGGAACGATCGGATGTACTTTATATAGATACAGCTATTCTTGATTCGCGTACCTTGTCTAGTATTCGCATTTATCAGGAATTTAATCCTTCTTCGGTTATTATTTTATCGGTTCATGATATTGCCAACTCACATTTGGGAATTTTTTCTGGCCCTGTTGAAGTAATTTATAAGCCTTTTACCGATAAAGAAATTGAAAGTGCTTTAAATAACGCTTGTGAAAAAATGCCAAAGTTAGATCCAAGTATTCCGGAAGTTCATGAATCAGTTTATCTCGATTTAGAAACTCTCCCCAGTATTAAATCGCATCCTGGCATGAAAAAAGCCGTTTCTCTTATTAAAAGCGTGGCTGCCAGTGATATTACCGTTTTAATTAGTGGCGAATCTGGTGTGGGAAAAGAAGTTTTTGCGCGTACCCTTCATTCGCAATCACTCAGGGCCGATAAACCGCTAATTGCTATCAATTGTGCGTCGGTTCCCTCTAATTTGCTAGAAGCTGAGTTGTTTGGTAGTGAAAAGGGGGCTTATACCGGGTCGTCGCAACGTCGTTTGGGAAAATTTGAAGCGGCGCAAAATGGAAGTATTTTGCTGGATGAAATTAGTGAAATGGATTTAACTTTACAATCCAAATTGTTGCGTGTGATTCAAGAAAAAGAAATATATCGCATTGGTGGCAACGAAAAAATAAACCTTGATGTAAGGCTTGTGGCCATGACTAACCGCGACTTAAAAACATGGGTTGAAGCCGGAAATTTTAGGGAAGATTTGTTTTATCGTTTAAATGTTATATCTATTCATATTCCTCCCTTGCGTGAACGAGTAGACGATGTGCCTGTTTTGGCCGAACATTTTATTGCCCGTTTTAATCGGGATAATCCTGGACGCAATTTAAAACTTACTGACGATGCCTTAAAGCAGCTTAAAGAGCATACTTGGCCTGGTAACGTGCGTGAACTTGAAAATATTCTTCTAAGATCAGCTTTTTTAACAAAAGGTTCGCTTATGAACCGCATTTATTTTGATGAAAACCAGGCTCGCGATTTGGCATCAATACCCTTGTCTACATGTACTCTTGATGAAATGGAGCGCATGATGATTCAAAATGCGCTTGGCATGCATGACGGCAACCGCGTGCGTGCTGCAAAGCAATTGGGTATTAGTGTGCGAACATTGCGTAATAAGTTACGGCAATATAGAGAAGAAAATAAAACGGGAGCTCCCCTTATTGCAGATGCCGGCGATGCCGATGAAGAAGAGGCTGTTTTGGCCTCATGA
- a CDS encoding flagellar protein FliS: MNNYMAYQKAMTDRIGSSSTETLMVMLFENAITKLKQADERFKMQQRIPALEAVNKTIKIVDALMEHVNTSEGGDVAVKLVQLYHYTIHELSLAVLPKEDPVLHLKNALAVLESLLQAWKGLEKKQNEERS; the protein is encoded by the coding sequence ATGAATAATTACATGGCATACCAAAAGGCAATGACCGACCGTATTGGAAGCTCATCCACCGAAACACTCATGGTGATGCTATTTGAAAATGCGATCACCAAACTAAAGCAAGCCGACGAACGCTTTAAAATGCAGCAACGCATCCCTGCTTTGGAAGCCGTAAATAAAACTATTAAAATAGTGGATGCCCTAATGGAACATGTAAATACTTCCGAGGGCGGCGATGTAGCTGTGAAACTTGTTCAATTGTATCATTACACCATACACGAATTGTCACTTGCTGTTCTTCCCAAAGAAGACCCGGTTCTACATCTTAAAAACGCGCTTGCCGTATTGGAATCGTTACTTCAAGCGTGGAAAGGTTTGGAAAAAAAGCAAAATGAAGAACGTTCCTAA
- the fliD gene encoding flagellar filament capping protein FliD: MGTTSTGTINFGGLASGLDTQSILESLVNIKNLQIVTPIQEKIELLKARQNAMAPLISSIQSFSQTAKEFNNPLNSIWETKSASSSDASYITVTTLNSQTSTVGNTVISDVSQLAQPDRVIFEGKADSSSSNWGAGTISITYDGSTRDIDIASDDSTLIDIAAAINNEDMGVRASIINDGGATPYRLVLTSSTTGEDTDISVNVTGVSLTVDNVLTNLAVNQAQNAMFKVNGIDVESASNSVTNAIQGVSFNLLQTNSTSDVVIKVSQNTASIVTKITNFVSAYESLRTSINTAINKDPETDQYGPLAFDITFSSAALNLSNIMATKFRSLAGYEYSSLAEIGISRDIKGKIQIDTPTLTRAIEQNVEDVKKLFDGSTNEDGITEKMFTFADGLVNASGTLTSKNRELTHSKDYYEKLIKERKAMVVQYQDRMAKKFAALEVTMNKLKANESKITSFFDVYSQNSNKLL; the protein is encoded by the coding sequence GTGGGAACAACCAGCACAGGAACCATTAATTTTGGAGGTTTAGCTTCAGGACTTGATACACAGAGCATCTTAGAGTCTCTAGTGAATATCAAAAATCTTCAAATAGTTACACCTATTCAGGAAAAAATTGAATTACTGAAGGCGCGCCAAAACGCTATGGCGCCACTGATAAGCTCCATTCAATCTTTTAGTCAAACCGCGAAAGAATTTAACAATCCTCTTAATTCTATTTGGGAAACAAAATCGGCCTCTTCTTCGGATGCAAGTTATATAACCGTTACCACACTAAACTCTCAAACATCAACAGTGGGAAATACCGTTATTAGTGATGTATCTCAATTAGCACAACCTGATAGAGTTATTTTTGAAGGGAAAGCTGATTCCAGCAGCAGTAATTGGGGCGCCGGCACTATTTCTATTACTTATGATGGAAGCACACGTGATATAGATATTGCGTCTGATGATTCTACCCTTATCGACATAGCAGCCGCCATTAACAATGAGGACATGGGAGTAAGAGCCAGCATTATTAATGACGGCGGAGCCACTCCTTACCGTCTTGTGCTCACTTCCTCAACTACCGGCGAAGATACCGACATTAGCGTAAACGTAACCGGAGTTAGCCTTACTGTTGATAACGTACTGACAAACCTTGCCGTTAATCAGGCCCAAAACGCCATGTTTAAAGTGAATGGTATTGACGTAGAAAGCGCCAGCAACTCGGTAACCAATGCTATCCAGGGCGTCTCATTTAATTTACTGCAAACCAATAGCACTAGCGACGTGGTTATTAAAGTATCTCAAAATACAGCCAGCATCGTAACCAAAATCACTAATTTTGTATCGGCTTACGAAAGTTTGCGCACTTCTATTAATACGGCCATCAACAAAGATCCCGAAACCGATCAATATGGCCCCTTAGCTTTTGACATTACCTTTAGTAGCGCCGCTCTTAATTTAAGCAATATCATGGCTACCAAGTTTAGAAGCTTGGCCGGTTACGAGTACTCGTCACTTGCCGAAATAGGGATTTCGCGTGATATAAAAGGCAAAATTCAAATAGATACCCCCACACTTACCCGCGCCATTGAACAAAACGTAGAAGATGTTAAAAAACTTTTTGATGGATCTACCAACGAAGACGGGATTACCGAAAAAATGTTCACATTTGCTGATGGCCTTGTGAACGCCAGCGGAACTTTAACAAGCAAAAATAGAGAATTAACCCACAGTAAAGATTATTACGAAAAGCTCATTAAAGAAAGAAAAGCCATGGTGGTGCAATATCAAGACCGCATGGCCAAAAAATTTGCCGCGCTGGAAGTGACAATGAATAAATTAAAAGCAAACGAAAGCAAAATCACATCATTTTTTGATGTTTACTCTCAAAATTCGAACAAACTCTTATAA